From Nitrospiria bacterium, a single genomic window includes:
- a CDS encoding 2-isopropylmalate synthase encodes MTRMIQIFDTTLRDGEQSPGASMNVEEKVMIAKQLARLHVDIIEAGFAFSSPGDFEAVKRIAHEVEGPVIASLARAKAEDVDSAWDALKGAPKVRIHTFISTSDIHLKHQFRLTREQALKRAVELVERARGYVEDVEFSPMDATRSDETYLCEVLEAVIAAGARTVNIADTVGYAVPHEFGSLIRRIRERVPNINEAVISVHCHNDLGLSTANSLAAIAEGAGQVECTINGIGERAGNASLEEVVMTLRTRRHLFGADTRVHTEEITKTSRLVSKITGMMVQPNKAVVGANAFAHESGIHQDGLLKEKMTYEIMTPASVGLGQSHLVLGKHSGRHALKKRLEELGYQLTEEELNAAFERMKRLADQKKEIFDEDIETIVSEELSKIPEAYVLRRIHVESGSEVTPTATVELAVNGQSIQNVSKGDGPVDAAYKTIAAITQTKSRLLSYVVAAITGGTDALGEVTVRLEEEGKNVMGYGADTDIIVASAKAYLNALNKLAYWKTKKGQTGGKVGLI; translated from the coding sequence ATGACACGGATGATCCAAATTTTCGACACGACCCTGCGCGACGGCGAGCAGTCGCCCGGGGCGAGCATGAACGTGGAAGAAAAGGTGATGATCGCAAAGCAACTCGCCCGGCTCCACGTGGACATCATCGAGGCCGGCTTCGCCTTCAGCTCCCCCGGCGATTTCGAAGCGGTCAAACGAATCGCCCACGAAGTGGAAGGGCCCGTGATCGCCAGCCTGGCCCGCGCCAAGGCGGAAGACGTCGACAGCGCGTGGGATGCACTCAAGGGGGCACCCAAGGTGAGGATCCACACCTTCATCTCGACGTCCGATATCCATCTCAAGCATCAATTCCGGCTCACCCGCGAACAGGCGCTCAAGCGGGCGGTCGAGCTGGTCGAGCGGGCGCGCGGTTATGTCGAAGACGTGGAATTCTCGCCGATGGACGCGACCCGATCGGATGAAACCTATTTGTGCGAGGTCTTGGAAGCCGTCATTGCGGCCGGCGCGCGGACGGTCAACATCGCCGACACGGTCGGCTACGCCGTCCCGCATGAGTTCGGATCGCTGATCCGGAGGATTCGGGAGCGCGTGCCCAACATCAACGAGGCCGTCATCTCGGTCCATTGCCACAACGACCTGGGCCTGTCCACGGCCAATTCGCTCGCGGCGATCGCGGAAGGGGCCGGTCAGGTCGAATGCACGATCAACGGAATCGGGGAGCGGGCCGGAAACGCTTCCCTGGAAGAGGTCGTGATGACCCTGCGGACGCGCCGCCATCTCTTCGGGGCCGACACACGGGTCCATACCGAGGAGATCACCAAGACCAGCCGGCTCGTGAGCAAGATCACCGGCATGATGGTCCAGCCGAACAAGGCCGTCGTGGGGGCCAACGCCTTCGCGCACGAATCGGGCATCCATCAGGACGGACTGCTCAAGGAAAAGATGACCTACGAGATCATGACGCCCGCCTCGGTCGGTCTCGGCCAGAGCCACCTCGTGCTGGGAAAGCATTCCGGCCGCCATGCGCTCAAGAAACGCCTGGAGGAGTTGGGCTACCAGTTGACCGAAGAGGAACTGAACGCGGCCTTCGAGCGGATGAAGCGCCTCGCCGATCAGAAAAAGGAGATCTTCGATGAAGACATCGAGACGATCGTGAGCGAGGAGCTCTCCAAGATCCCGGAGGCGTATGTCCTTCGGAGGATCCATGTCGAAAGCGGGAGCGAGGTGACACCCACCGCCACGGTCGAGCTGGCGGTGAACGGCCAGTCGATCCAGAACGTCTCCAAGGGGGACGGCCCGGTGGATGCCGCCTATAAGACGATCGCGGCCATCACCCAGACGAAGAGCCGTCTTCTGTCTTACGTCGTAGCGGCCATCACCGGCGGCACGGACGCGCTGGGCGAGGTTACGGTGCGTCTCGAAGAGGAAGGCAAGAACGTGATGGGCTACGGCGCGGACACCGACATCATCGTGGCCTCGGCCAAGGCCTACCTCAACGCCTTGAACAAGCTCGCCTACTGGAAAACGAAAAAGGGCCAGACCGGCGGCAAAGTCGGCTTGATTTGA
- the pssA gene encoding CDP-diacylglycerol--serine O-phosphatidyltransferase: protein MKDFRRGIYLVPNLLTTGNLFSGFYSLIAVFNADYLLAAMAILVAMAFDILDGKSARLTKTTSRFGVEYDSLADLVSFGLAPGLLIYSWALSTYGRVGWVAAFLFVACGALRLARFNVQVGTTESKHFVGLPIPAAAGVIASLVVLDHHILRMGTEIKPLLILGLIYSLAFLMVSTVRYRSFKDFHLRGRKPFHVLVSAVLLLIILAAEPQIMLFVLFAGFALSGVIERPLTAMIRKMLKHPAPPRTPSSVPPTGHGT, encoded by the coding sequence ATGAAAGATTTTCGACGCGGCATCTACTTGGTTCCGAACCTGTTGACGACCGGAAACCTCTTCAGCGGTTTTTACTCCCTCATCGCGGTCTTCAACGCCGACTATCTGCTGGCCGCCATGGCCATCCTGGTGGCGATGGCGTTCGACATCCTGGACGGCAAATCGGCCCGTCTGACGAAGACGACCAGCCGGTTCGGCGTGGAATACGATTCGCTGGCCGACCTCGTCTCCTTTGGACTCGCCCCCGGTCTGTTGATCTATTCCTGGGCCTTGAGCACCTACGGACGGGTGGGCTGGGTCGCGGCCTTTCTTTTCGTGGCCTGCGGAGCGCTGAGGCTGGCGCGGTTCAACGTCCAGGTCGGAACGACCGAAAGCAAGCATTTCGTCGGTCTTCCGATCCCGGCCGCGGCGGGCGTGATCGCCTCGCTGGTCGTGCTGGACCACCATATCCTTCGGATGGGGACCGAGATAAAGCCCCTGCTGATCCTGGGACTGATTTACTCGCTGGCCTTTCTGATGGTCAGCACGGTTCGGTATCGGAGCTTCAAGGATTTTCACCTGCGGGGCCGGAAACCCTTTCACGTCCTGGTCTCCGCCGTCTTGCTCCTGATCATTCTCGCGGCCGAACCGCAAATTATGTTGTTCGTCCTGTTCGCGGGGTTTGCGCTCTCCGGGGTGATCGAACGGCCGCTCACGGCGATGATCCGGAAAATGCTCAAGCACCCGGCCCCTCCACGCACCCCCTCCTCGGTCCCGCCGACAGGACACGGGACTTGA
- the ilvN gene encoding acetolactate synthase small subunit, whose protein sequence is MEHIISVMVENKFGVLSRVAGLFSGRGFNIDSLSVGPTIDPTVSMMTLVTRGDDRIVEQIIKQLNKLIDVIKVVDLTEGAFVARETVLIKISAKGEDRAEALRITDIFRARVIDSTPTTYTIEISGDTNKIEAIINLLKPLGIKDLVRTGRIAIAREEIKAAVQDKTQEKKRYGT, encoded by the coding sequence ATGGAACACATCATCTCCGTCATGGTCGAAAACAAGTTCGGGGTCCTGTCCCGCGTGGCCGGTTTATTCAGCGGGCGGGGCTTTAACATCGACAGTCTATCCGTGGGGCCCACCATCGATCCCACCGTATCCATGATGACCTTGGTCACCCGGGGCGATGACCGGATTGTGGAACAGATCATCAAACAGCTCAACAAGCTGATTGATGTGATCAAGGTGGTCGACCTGACCGAGGGCGCGTTTGTGGCCAGGGAAACGGTTTTGATCAAGATAAGCGCCAAAGGGGAAGACCGTGCCGAGGCCCTGCGCATTACGGATATCTTCCGGGCCCGGGTCATCGATTCCACCCCGACGACGTATACGATCGAGATCTCGGGGGACACCAACAAGATCGAGGCCATCATCAATTTGCTCAAGCCTCTGGGCATCAAAGACCTGGTCCGGACCGGCCGAATCGCCATTGCCCGGGAAGAGATCAAGGCCGCGGTCCAGGACAAAACTCAAGAAAAAAAACGGTACGGAACCTGA
- the ilvB gene encoding biosynthetic-type acetolactate synthase large subunit gives MKLNGAQIFVESLKKEGVKVIFGLPGGVVLKIFDVLYDYKDPAVILTRHEQGAMHMAEGYAKATGKAGVVLVTSGPGMTNTVTGLADAYMDSVPLVVFTGQVSTSLIGNDAFQEADNVGISRPCTKYNYLVKDVNDLAQTIKEAFYIATTGRPGPVLVDIPKDVSMNQTEFNYPEKVYIRGYNPTYEGHKWQIKQAADAILKAKRPIIYVGGGTVFSNAFEELREFAELTQIPVDMTLMALGSFPGTHPLSLGMLGMHGSYTSNMAIHHSDLIIAVGSRFDDRVTGKVSEFAPHAKIVHIDIDPTSIQKIMNVDIPIVGDAKNVLKELSQHLRASVDGRRKEELKPWWNQIEEWKKKHPLTYKQDGAPKIKPAYLIDRLYELTKDQNPIVSTDVGQHQMWAAQFFKLDHPRTWLTSGGLGTMGFGFPAALGAQRAFPGRLVLSIVGDGSFQMNLQELATAMDYNLPVKVAIVNNGFHGMVRQWQDLFYNSRYSSSYLGNHPDYVKLADAYGAVGLRATKPEEVDGVIKEALKIDKPVLIDFQVDPFENCYPMIPAGGANNEMILEDPPELQKKEKTETKKAGNGEKEGILTA, from the coding sequence ATGAAACTGAACGGCGCTCAGATTTTTGTTGAGTCATTGAAAAAAGAAGGGGTGAAGGTTATTTTTGGCCTGCCCGGCGGCGTGGTTTTAAAGATTTTTGATGTCCTGTACGATTACAAGGACCCCGCGGTCATTCTGACTCGACATGAACAGGGCGCGATGCACATGGCCGAAGGCTATGCAAAGGCCACCGGAAAAGCCGGCGTGGTGTTGGTGACCTCCGGGCCGGGCATGACGAACACCGTCACCGGACTCGCGGATGCCTATATGGACTCCGTTCCATTGGTGGTCTTTACGGGACAGGTCTCGACCAGCCTCATCGGCAACGATGCCTTTCAAGAGGCCGACAACGTCGGGATCAGCCGGCCCTGCACCAAGTACAACTACTTGGTCAAGGATGTGAACGATCTCGCCCAGACCATTAAAGAGGCCTTCTACATCGCAACCACGGGACGTCCCGGCCCGGTTCTGGTGGATATTCCCAAGGACGTCTCGATGAATCAAACCGAATTCAACTACCCGGAAAAAGTGTACATCCGAGGATACAATCCCACTTACGAGGGGCACAAATGGCAAATTAAACAGGCGGCCGATGCGATCTTAAAAGCGAAGCGACCCATCATTTACGTCGGCGGGGGGACGGTCTTCTCGAACGCTTTTGAAGAACTGCGGGAGTTTGCCGAGCTGACTCAGATCCCGGTCGACATGACGCTGATGGCGCTCGGAAGTTTCCCCGGAACCCATCCCCTGTCTTTGGGAATGCTCGGAATGCACGGCAGCTACACCTCGAACATGGCGATCCATCATTCGGACCTCATCATTGCCGTCGGCTCCCGATTTGACGACCGGGTGACGGGCAAGGTGTCTGAATTTGCGCCGCACGCGAAGATCGTCCATATTGATATCGATCCGACCTCGATCCAAAAAATCATGAACGTCGATATTCCGATCGTGGGCGACGCGAAAAACGTCCTCAAGGAACTCAGCCAGCATCTCCGGGCCTCTGTCGACGGCCGGCGCAAGGAGGAACTCAAGCCGTGGTGGAACCAGATCGAAGAATGGAAGAAAAAACACCCCTTGACGTACAAACAGGACGGGGCCCCGAAGATCAAACCGGCCTACCTGATCGACCGCTTGTATGAGCTCACCAAGGATCAAAACCCCATTGTGTCCACGGATGTCGGCCAGCATCAAATGTGGGCGGCGCAGTTCTTTAAACTGGACCATCCGCGGACCTGGCTTACCTCGGGTGGTTTGGGCACAATGGGTTTCGGTTTTCCGGCCGCTCTCGGAGCCCAAAGGGCTTTTCCCGGCCGCTTGGTCCTGAGCATTGTCGGCGACGGGAGCTTCCAGATGAATCTACAGGAGCTGGCCACGGCCATGGATTACAATCTCCCGGTCAAGGTGGCGATCGTCAACAACGGTTTCCACGGCATGGTTCGTCAATGGCAGGATCTGTTCTACAACAGTCGCTACTCCTCCAGTTACCTGGGAAACCATCCGGACTATGTGAAACTGGCGGATGCTTATGGCGCCGTCGGTCTCCGAGCCACCAAACCGGAGGAAGTGGACGGGGTGATCAAGGAGGCGCTGAAGATCGACAAGCCGGTGCTCATCGATTTTCAGGTGGACCCTTTCGAAAATTGTTACCCGATGATCCCGGCCGGCGGGGCGAATAACGAAATGATCCTGGAAGATCCGCCGGAACTTCAGAAAAAAGAGAAGACCGAGACGAAGAAGGCCGGAAACGGTGAAAAGGAAGGAATCCTGACGGCTTAA
- a CDS encoding phosphatidylserine decarboxylase family protein, with translation MAQDPSPVARERRPFLIGVTVLTVAVALLKVVWLTVPMVALALQVFWFFRDPKRSIPTGENLIVSPADGKIIGLSEAKEERFLKDRAIKVSIFLNLFDVHVNRIPFAGRIRAIQYQPGTFLAANKDLASTQNEQNAVLLETASGVKLAFVQVAGLVARRIVCWVKEGDEVARGSRFGMIRFGSRTDLFLPLGTEIKVRLGQKVKGGSSIIGVLK, from the coding sequence GTGGCCCAAGATCCGTCACCGGTAGCTCGCGAACGGCGGCCGTTTCTAATCGGCGTGACGGTCCTGACCGTGGCCGTGGCCTTGCTGAAGGTGGTCTGGCTGACCGTCCCGATGGTTGCCCTGGCCCTTCAGGTTTTCTGGTTCTTCAGAGACCCCAAAAGAAGCATTCCCACCGGCGAAAACTTGATCGTTTCTCCCGCGGATGGTAAGATTATTGGGTTGTCCGAGGCCAAAGAGGAACGGTTTCTGAAGGATCGGGCGATCAAGGTCAGCATCTTTTTAAACCTGTTCGACGTCCACGTAAACCGGATTCCCTTCGCGGGTCGGATTCGGGCGATTCAGTACCAGCCCGGAACATTCCTGGCCGCGAACAAGGACCTGGCCTCGACTCAGAACGAGCAGAACGCCGTTCTATTGGAAACCGCTTCGGGGGTGAAGCTGGCGTTTGTTCAGGTCGCGGGACTGGTCGCGCGACGGATCGTTTGCTGGGTGAAAGAGGGCGACGAGGTCGCCCGGGGAAGCCGCTTCGGAATGATCCGGTTCGGTTCCCGAACGGACCTGTTTCTCCCCCTTGGGACGGAGATCAAAGTCCGCCTCGGACAGAAAGTCAAAGGCGGTTCAAGCATCATAGGAGTCTTAAAATGA
- a CDS encoding LysM peptidoglycan-binding domain-containing protein produces MMYSGRRWLSFFTFVGVILVTAPSVDSTGWGQETPSTATSNDQGSTQETPATTQETPATTQETPATTQEIPATTQETPATTQETPATTQETSAPQEKAPTSEPGTVTVPETTAGPGKYTVKPGDTLWDITNTFLQDSFLWPKVWNHNQYIINPDLIYPGNVIVLPGGEEAKVEAPVVTPQPATAPPPKEEKEGVEAAAPAKQAEMPVEIAPHEQPVPAAEPIEMKFLAASGYILSGQGSAGTVVGAMNNRELIGEGDTAYLLPKEGSAPRIGDQYTIYRAVRKVYHPKTGTYMGELIRILGQTKITGADPKEKTVTSKVLTSYDYIQPGDFVMPASTEGETAEHNTYTSPGGQLDGFIVEAKENRASQAQFDVVYLDRGRQQGVHSGDRFRIDREGEKTSFISPGGGVRLPRRVIGELQVIAVQDSTATAQIVKSTEVIYKGDHFETPPAP; encoded by the coding sequence ATGATGTACTCTGGTCGACGGTGGCTTAGCTTCTTTACTTTTGTCGGGGTGATCCTGGTGACGGCACCATCGGTTGATTCGACCGGATGGGGCCAAGAAACCCCTTCCACCGCTACTTCCAATGATCAAGGCTCCACCCAAGAGACACCGGCCACCACTCAGGAAACACCGGCCACCACTCAGGAAACACCGGCCACTACTCAGGAAATACCGGCCACCACTCAAGAAACACCGGCCACCACTCAAGAAACACCGGCCACCACTCAAGAAACCTCCGCGCCCCAAGAAAAAGCGCCTACTTCCGAACCCGGAACCGTGACCGTTCCTGAAACCACCGCCGGTCCGGGAAAATATACCGTGAAGCCAGGGGACACCCTTTGGGACATTACCAACACTTTTTTACAAGACTCCTTCCTGTGGCCGAAGGTTTGGAATCATAACCAGTACATTATCAACCCCGACCTGATCTATCCTGGAAACGTGATCGTGCTGCCCGGCGGAGAAGAAGCCAAGGTCGAGGCCCCGGTTGTTACTCCGCAGCCCGCGACTGCACCTCCCCCGAAGGAAGAAAAGGAAGGGGTGGAAGCGGCGGCACCTGCCAAACAGGCCGAAATGCCAGTCGAGATCGCCCCTCATGAACAACCCGTCCCCGCGGCCGAGCCAATCGAAATGAAATTCCTTGCGGCGAGCGGGTACATCTTGTCCGGTCAAGGGTCTGCGGGCACTGTGGTCGGCGCCATGAATAATCGCGAATTAATCGGGGAAGGCGACACGGCTTATTTACTCCCAAAGGAAGGCTCTGCGCCTCGAATCGGCGATCAATATACTATTTACCGTGCGGTTCGAAAGGTCTACCATCCCAAGACGGGGACGTACATGGGTGAACTGATTCGGATCCTGGGCCAAACCAAAATTACCGGCGCAGACCCGAAGGAGAAAACCGTGACCTCCAAGGTGCTCACTTCGTACGACTATATCCAACCGGGCGATTTCGTGATGCCGGCATCGACCGAGGGGGAAACGGCCGAACATAACACTTATACGAGCCCGGGTGGCCAACTCGACGGCTTCATTGTCGAGGCCAAAGAAAATCGGGCTTCGCAGGCCCAGTTTGACGTAGTTTATCTGGATAGAGGCCGGCAACAAGGGGTTCACTCGGGGGACCGTTTCAGAATCGACCGCGAGGGGGAAAAGACCTCTTTTATCTCTCCCGGAGGGGGGGTTCGACTTCCTCGACGCGTTATCGGCGAGCTCCAGGTCATCGCGGTCCAGGATTCCACCGCAACCGCACAAATCGTTAAGAGCACGGAGGTCATCTACAAGGGTGACCATTTTGAAACGCCCCCCGCCCCTTAA